TGATGCTCACAACTTTGGCTTTTGATTGGTAGCGTGAGTGACCATTTTTAAGTTTAGTGCTCATTTTGAGTCTCCTGTTTATTAAAAAACAGGCAAAAAGTGATCTTGAGATAGGATTGACAAAAATGCCCCTATCCATCAAAATCGAATTGTCTGGACGCCAATCAAGACATTCATAAAAGCTCATGTTCTCACATGAGCTTTTATACTTTTTGCCGAATGAAAATAATTACTTTTTTGTCAATTCTCTCTGTTCCTCTTTCCTTAATCGTTCCAATTCCGTAATAAAAAAAGCATTCATTGACTGATGTCTTTGCTTTGCCATTTGTTTGACCCAAGAAACTAAATCTATGGGTAAACGAAGATTCGTCTGTTTCATGTGCATCACACCAATTGTTAGCATATTGCTAACATAGCAATATGCTAACACTTATGTCAACTCTTTTTTTATAGCATAATGCTAGTGCTATTTTTTACCGACTTAAAAATGTATGAGTAAGAAAGATATCCAATTTAATCTTCGTATTCCTGAAGAGCTAAAAGCTAAAATTGATGCTGCAGCGAAAGCGAATCAACGCTCTATCAATGCAGAAGCGACCTCTCGACTTTACGATTCATTCGTCATGAATGATAATATTCAAGTTGAAGCAGCAAAAATCGTTGAAAACTTTCTTCGAGCTCGATCTCCGACAGAGCGAAAAAAAGTGGTAGCAGAACGTTTAAATTTTGTACTAAGTGAGCTGAAAAAACTTCATCATTTCAATGAGTTTACAATTGCTGAATTAGCTTTTGAGATCAATGAAGATACGGCTGATGAGGCTGAAGCATGGTTTAGAGCAGAATTAGAACCCACTTTCGGACAATTGGAAAAAATAGCGCAACATACTTCAGTGAATCCAAACTGGTTACTCTTTGGTAAACAGACTCCCTATGATATTCAGCACATACGTTTAAAAGAGTATTTAGATCAAGATATAAAACTGCTCGTAGGCTCAAATCCAAATAATGAATATTTAAATAATTCAAAAGTGAAAGAAATAAAGTTTATTCGAGAATTGTCAGAAGCGGGGCAATTAATTATTCTTAAAATTTATGAAAATTACGCAGTTGAGACTTTTTATCCTCCATATCATATCAGTGACGTAAACGGAGTAGGTGGATATAACTCATTATTATATTTTTGCTTATTGACCAAAGTGCTGCTGCGATATTACAACTCTAAAGTGACTATATGCAGCCACCTTCTCTCAAAAGAACAGTTTAAACTTATTTTGATTGGAAAAGTTCACCCCTTAACAATTGCAGAAAAACTACCTAATATTCAATGGTTGAGTGATTTAGTAGATAAATTTCCATATGAAAATTTAGATTATTGGGATGGTTTTGATGAACTTAGAGCAAGACTAATACGAGATTTTGATGCAAAAGAATACATTCAGAAGATTTGGAATGATCCTGAATTGTATTTAAAGCATCCTATTCAGC
The nucleotide sequence above comes from Acinetobacter sp. 10FS3-1. Encoded proteins:
- a CDS encoding Arc family DNA-binding protein, yielding MKQTNLRLPIDLVSWVKQMAKQRHQSMNAFFITELERLRKEEQRELTKK
- a CDS encoding Arc family DNA-binding protein, with protein sequence MSKKDIQFNLRIPEELKAKIDAAAKANQRSINAEATSRLYDSFVMNDNIQVEAAKIVENFLRARSPTERKKVVAERLNFVLSELKKLHHFNEFTIAELAFEINEDTADEAEAWFRAELEPTFGQLEKIAQHTSVNPNWLLFGKQTPYDIQHIRLKEYLDQDIKLLVGSNPNNEYLNNSKVKEIKFIRELSEAGQLIILKIYENYAVETFYPPYHISDVNGVGGYNSLLYFCLLTKVLLRYYNSKVTICSHLLSKEQFKLILIGKVHPLTIAEKLPNIQWLSDLVDKFPYENLDYWDGFDELRARLIRDFDAKEYIQKIWNDPELYLKHPIQL